A genomic segment from uncultured Marinifilum sp. encodes:
- a CDS encoding DUF5063 domain-containing protein encodes MEDNFEHVVYSKNVIEFVTVANEFCLLLENSAKINKLEFVETAQKLLPLLYLKASMLPKNELELEEEVEKFVTEADWEFIHSSVKTRMGAHDEFLEVFEDEMEYSDTPLISSVSENFADIYQDLKDFITSYKIGTLEVMNDSLWDLNNNFYQLWGQKLVNTLRSIHKLIADKESLKDDDNISSSNLDNVDLSGSIFSQRQREWGEENE; translated from the coding sequence ATGGAAGATAATTTTGAACACGTAGTATATTCTAAAAATGTTATTGAGTTTGTAACTGTTGCTAACGAATTTTGTTTGTTGCTCGAAAATTCGGCAAAAATAAATAAGTTGGAATTTGTAGAAACAGCTCAAAAATTATTACCCCTTTTGTATTTAAAGGCAAGCATGTTGCCAAAGAATGAATTGGAGTTAGAAGAAGAGGTTGAGAAATTCGTAACAGAGGCCGATTGGGAGTTTATACACTCATCGGTAAAAACAAGAATGGGGGCTCACGATGAGTTTTTGGAAGTGTTTGAAGATGAGATGGAATATAGCGATACACCTTTGATTTCTTCTGTTTCAGAAAATTTTGCCGATATTTATCAGGATTTAAAAGATTTTATTACATCATATAAAATTGGAACTCTTGAAGTGATGAATGATTCACTTTGGGATCTAAATAATAATTTTTATCAGCTTTGGGGGCAAAAATTAGTTAATACCCTAAGGTCAATTCATAAGCTTATTGCCGATAAGGAAAGTTTAAAAGATGATGATAATATATCTTCTTCAAATCTCGATAATGTAGATTTAAGTGGATCCATTTTTTCACAGCGCCAGAGAGAATGGGGAGAAGAGAATGAATAA
- a CDS encoding 3'-5' exonuclease — MLPFQKSITSEEANKMPLKAFEGEIILVDQYEEVDDAVKYLKKYEILGFDTETRPSFKKGKVNDVALLQLAANSKTFLFRINKIGLPSQLTELLNDPDIMKVGAAIKDDIRGLQKLTDFDANGFLELQDYVSNFGIESFSLKKLSAIVLDFRISKRQQVSNWEAAELSPGQLRYAATDAWVSLKIFEKLKASKSEE, encoded by the coding sequence ATGTTGCCATTTCAAAAATCAATTACTAGCGAAGAAGCGAACAAAATGCCATTAAAGGCTTTCGAAGGTGAAATTATATTGGTAGATCAATATGAGGAAGTCGACGATGCCGTAAAATACCTTAAAAAGTACGAAATATTGGGCTTCGATACAGAAACCCGACCGTCATTTAAAAAAGGTAAAGTTAACGATGTTGCATTACTTCAATTGGCGGCAAATTCAAAAACATTTCTTTTTAGAATAAATAAAATTGGTCTGCCATCACAGTTAACCGAGCTTTTAAACGATCCTGATATCATGAAAGTTGGTGCGGCAATTAAAGATGATATCAGAGGTTTACAAAAGCTTACTGATTTCGATGCCAATGGATTTCTTGAATTGCAGGATTATGTGTCTAATTTTGGAATTGAGAGTTTTTCTCTAAAGAAATTATCGGCCATTGTATTAGATTTTAGAATTTCAAAACGTCAGCAGGTATCAAATTGGGAAGCTGCCGAATTAAGTCCTGGGCAATTAAGATATGCGGCAACCGACGCCTGGGTTTCTTTAAAGATTTTTGAAAAACTTAAGGCTTCGAAAAGCGAAGAGTAA
- a CDS encoding class I SAM-dependent rRNA methyltransferase: MINYPKVHLKKGKEHSIKRFHPWIFSGAVSRVDEGMQEGDLVAVYDAQGEFLAVGHISIGSIVVRILSFEEREITLDFWIEKISSACKLRKAIDLYGNKNNNVFRLVHGEGDGLPGLVIDFYAGTAVIQCHSVGMYLHREEITEALQKILGEDLKAVFDKSEGTIPFKSGIEPKNGYLFGETESFIALENGLKFNVDWLKGQKTGFFIDQRENRSLLEHYSKGRSVLNMFCYTGGFSFYAMRGGAKLVHSVDSSARAISITNENVELNFPEDKRHEAYAEDAFKFMDEASQKYDLIVLDPPAFAKHKKVLDNALKGYKRLNLKGFQQIKPGGILFTFSCSQAVSKEDFRKTVFVAAANAGRTVRVLHQLTQPADHPVNIFHPEGEYLKGLVLYVE, encoded by the coding sequence ATGATAAATTATCCTAAAGTACACCTAAAAAAAGGGAAGGAACATTCCATTAAACGTTTTCACCCTTGGATTTTTTCGGGTGCTGTAAGTAGAGTTGATGAAGGAATGCAGGAAGGCGACTTGGTTGCAGTTTACGATGCACAAGGAGAATTTTTAGCTGTTGGGCACATTTCTATAGGATCGATAGTTGTTAGAATTTTGTCTTTCGAAGAGAGAGAAATTACTTTGGACTTTTGGATAGAGAAAATTAGTTCGGCATGTAAATTGCGAAAAGCAATCGATTTATACGGAAATAAGAACAATAATGTATTCAGACTTGTGCATGGAGAGGGGGATGGTTTACCAGGATTAGTTATTGATTTTTATGCAGGTACTGCTGTTATTCAGTGTCATTCCGTAGGAATGTATTTGCATAGAGAAGAAATTACAGAAGCATTACAAAAAATATTAGGCGAGGACCTAAAAGCAGTTTTCGACAAATCGGAAGGTACTATTCCTTTTAAATCGGGTATTGAGCCTAAAAATGGATATTTGTTTGGAGAAACAGAATCGTTTATAGCTCTAGAGAATGGTTTAAAATTTAATGTAGATTGGTTAAAAGGTCAAAAAACCGGTTTTTTTATCGATCAAAGAGAAAATAGAAGTTTACTGGAACATTATTCAAAAGGGCGATCAGTACTAAATATGTTTTGTTATACGGGAGGATTTTCATTTTATGCAATGCGCGGAGGTGCTAAACTAGTACATTCGGTTGATAGTTCGGCTCGAGCAATTAGTATTACAAATGAAAATGTAGAATTAAATTTCCCAGAAGATAAACGCCACGAAGCTTATGCCGAAGATGCATTTAAATTTATGGATGAAGCTTCGCAAAAATATGACCTAATAGTGTTGGATCCACCAGCATTTGCTAAACACAAAAAAGTGTTAGATAATGCTCTTAAAGGTTATAAACGCTTAAATTTGAAAGGATTTCAGCAAATTAAACCAGGTGGAATATTGTTTACCTTTTCATGTTCACAGGCAGTTAGCAAAGAAGATTTTCGAAAAACAGTTTTCGTAGCTGCCGCAAATGCAGGTAGAACAGTTCGCGTTCTGCATCAGTTAACACAACCGGCCGATCATCCGGTAAATATATTTCATCCCGAAGGAGAATATCTTAAGGGCTTAGTATTGTATGTTGAATAA